A region of Rhodoferax potami DNA encodes the following proteins:
- a CDS encoding molybdenum cofactor biosynthesis protein MoaE — protein MAPNNLHGAGAQVRIQEVAFDVAAELAALQAGDPRVGAVCSFVGTVRDRNAPGAAGSVQTLELEHYPGMTEKSIEAMVDAAFARFDILGARVVHRVGVLQPTEGVVLVAVSSAHRGQSFQACEFIMDYLKTQAPFWKKETTPEGAHWVDARVSDDEALARWGIAARNA, from the coding sequence GTGGCTCCGAACAATCTACACGGCGCTGGCGCGCAGGTACGAATCCAAGAGGTTGCCTTCGACGTCGCTGCTGAACTCGCTGCGCTGCAGGCGGGTGACCCCCGCGTCGGTGCGGTGTGCAGTTTTGTCGGCACGGTGCGTGACCGCAATGCGCCGGGCGCTGCAGGCTCGGTCCAGACCCTAGAGCTGGAACACTACCCAGGTATGACTGAGAAGTCGATTGAAGCCATGGTGGACGCCGCGTTTGCCCGCTTCGATATCCTGGGCGCGCGGGTGGTACACCGGGTGGGTGTGCTGCAGCCCACCGAGGGGGTGGTGCTGGTCGCCGTAAGCTCCGCCCACCGTGGCCAGAGTTTTCAAGCCTGTGAATTCATCATGGATTACCTCAAGACCCAGGCACCGTTCTGGAAAAAAGAGACCACGCCCGAAGGCGCTCACTGGGTGGATGCGCGGGTGAGCGACGATGAGGCCTTGGCCCGCTGGGGCATTGCCGCCCGCAACGCTTGA
- the moaD gene encoding molybdopterin converting factor subunit 1, giving the protein MRVTVRYFASMREAMGTSSEVLDTAATTLAQLRAELMARGGPGAEALGTDRSVRMALNQVMSAPGDSLHEGCEVAFFPPVTGG; this is encoded by the coding sequence ATGAGGGTCACGGTGCGGTACTTCGCCTCCATGCGAGAGGCCATGGGCACTTCCAGCGAAGTGCTTGACACGGCAGCCACCACCTTGGCGCAGTTGCGCGCGGAGTTGATGGCCCGCGGCGGACCCGGCGCCGAGGCCTTGGGCACGGACCGCTCTGTGCGGATGGCGCTGAACCAGGTGATGAGTGCGCCCGGCGACTCCTTGCACGAAGGCTGTGAGGTCGCGTTTTTCCCGCCGGTGACCGGTGGTTGA
- a CDS encoding molybdopterin molybdotransferase MoeA, which produces MTSAPGAPRKPLLPLDDALAQLLAAVSPLTATEQVSTFDADGRVLAADVVSELQVPAFDNSAMDGYAVRAEDLMFGSNELRVTQRIAAGAVGEHLQAGTAARIFTGAPVPPGADAVVMQEDCTRIHDERQGQPETIRVNTTPLPGQHIRHAGEDVQRGDCVLPAGTRLGPAELGLAASIGMAQLKVVRKPRVALFSTGDELVMPGTVAPQDMPPGAIYNSNRFFLLNLLRRMGCEVADLGIVPDNREATIAALQRAAADNDVILTSGGVSVGEEDHIKPAVQSQGTLDLWQIAIKPGKPFAHGRIGAAHFIGLPGNPVSSFVTFLVLVRPFLLRLQGVQESAMKSIAVRADFDWPKADKRREFLRVRHNANGGLDLFSNQSSGVLTSAVWGDGLVDVAPGEPILYGQAVRFIPFQGLLA; this is translated from the coding sequence ATGACTTCTGCACCCGGCGCCCCCCGTAAGCCTTTATTGCCTTTGGACGATGCGCTGGCGCAGTTGCTGGCGGCTGTCAGCCCCCTGACAGCGACCGAGCAGGTTTCCACCTTCGACGCAGACGGCCGTGTGCTGGCGGCTGACGTGGTGTCTGAGTTGCAAGTGCCGGCCTTTGATAACAGTGCGATGGACGGCTATGCGGTGCGGGCTGAGGACCTGATGTTCGGCTCCAACGAGCTCCGGGTCACGCAGCGGATTGCCGCTGGCGCTGTCGGCGAGCATTTGCAAGCCGGCACGGCCGCCCGCATTTTCACCGGCGCACCCGTACCCCCCGGCGCCGATGCGGTGGTCATGCAAGAAGACTGCACCCGCATCCATGACGAGCGCCAAGGCCAGCCCGAGACCATCCGCGTCAACACCACGCCCTTGCCGGGCCAGCATATCCGCCATGCCGGTGAAGACGTGCAGCGCGGTGACTGCGTGTTGCCTGCTGGCACCCGCCTGGGCCCGGCTGAGTTGGGCCTGGCTGCCAGCATCGGTATGGCGCAGCTGAAAGTGGTGCGCAAACCGCGGGTCGCCTTGTTTTCCACCGGCGACGAGCTGGTCATGCCCGGCACGGTGGCTCCACAAGACATGCCGCCGGGCGCCATTTACAACTCCAACCGCTTTTTCTTGCTGAACCTGCTGCGCCGCATGGGTTGTGAGGTGGCGGATCTGGGTATCGTGCCTGACAACCGGGAAGCCACCATCGCAGCGCTACAACGCGCGGCGGCTGACAACGACGTCATCCTCACCAGCGGTGGCGTGTCGGTGGGCGAGGAAGACCATATCAAGCCCGCGGTGCAAAGCCAGGGTACGCTGGACTTGTGGCAAATCGCCATCAAGCCCGGCAAACCCTTTGCCCACGGGCGCATAGGTGCGGCGCATTTCATCGGGCTGCCCGGCAATCCGGTGTCCAGCTTTGTGACCTTTCTGGTGCTGGTGCGGCCCTTCTTGTTGCGCCTGCAAGGCGTGCAGGAATCCGCTATGAAAAGCATAGCTGTCCGCGCAGACTTTGATTGGCCCAAAGCCGATAAACGCCGAGAATTTTTGCGGGTGCGCCACAACGCCAATGGCGGCCTCGATCTGTTCAGTAACCAGAGCTCTGGGGTGCTGACATCCGCAGTTTGGGGGGATGGCTTGGTCGATGTCGCCCCGGGCGAACCGATTCTGTACGGCCAAGCCGTGCGCTTCATTCCTTTTCAAGGCCTGCTGGCATGA